In Streptococcus oralis, a single window of DNA contains:
- a CDS encoding methionyl aminopeptidase — protein sequence MITLKSAREIEAMDKAGDFLASIHIGLRDLIKPGVDMWEVEEYVRRRCKEENFLPLQIGVDGAVMDYPYATCCSLNDEVAHAFPRHYILKDGDLLKVDMVLGGPIAKSDLNVSKLNFNNVEQMKKYTQSYTGGLADSCWAYAVGTPSEEVKNLMDVTKEAMYKGIEQAVVGNRIGDIGAAIQEYAESRGYGVVRDLVGHGVGPTMHEEPMVPNYGIAGRGLRLREGMVLTIEPMINTGDWEIDTDMKTGWAHKTIDGGLSCQYEHQFVITKDGPVILTSQGEEGTY from the coding sequence ATGATAACTTTAAAATCAGCACGTGAAATCGAAGCCATGGACAAGGCTGGTGATTTCCTAGCAAGTATCCATATCGGCTTACGTGATTTGATTAAGCCAGGCGTGGATATGTGGGAAGTTGAAGAGTACGTTCGTCGTCGTTGTAAAGAGGAAAATTTCCTTCCTCTACAGATTGGAGTAGATGGTGCAGTCATGGATTACCCCTATGCCACTTGTTGCTCTCTCAACGACGAAGTAGCTCACGCTTTTCCACGTCATTACATCTTGAAAGATGGCGATTTGCTCAAGGTTGATATGGTACTGGGAGGTCCGATTGCCAAATCCGACCTTAATGTATCTAAACTCAACTTCAACAATGTTGAGCAAATGAAAAAATACACCCAAAGTTATACTGGTGGTTTAGCAGACTCATGTTGGGCTTATGCGGTTGGTACACCGTCTGAAGAAGTGAAAAACCTGATGGACGTGACCAAGGAAGCTATGTATAAAGGAATTGAGCAAGCAGTTGTTGGCAATCGTATCGGTGATATCGGTGCAGCCATTCAAGAATACGCTGAAAGTCGCGGTTATGGTGTCGTTCGTGATTTGGTTGGTCATGGTGTTGGTCCAACTATGCACGAGGAGCCAATGGTTCCTAACTACGGTATTGCAGGCCGTGGACTCCGTCTCCGTGAAGGAATGGTACTAACCATTGAACCCATGATCAATACTGGTGACTGGGAAATTGATACAGATATGAAGACTGGCTGGGCTCATAAAACCATCGATGGCGGCCTATCTTGTCAATATGAACACCAGTTTGTGATTACCAAAGACGGTCCTGTTATCTTGACTAGTCAAGGTGAAGAAGGAACGTATTAA